A single window of Amphiura filiformis chromosome 17, Afil_fr2py, whole genome shotgun sequence DNA harbors:
- the LOC140137719 gene encoding uncharacterized protein encodes MAVGEDEFTWNVEMEVGLFHAMRGHKPVGVNKNFQMMCIHEKFHQVTGKKISSRSIWKHLSTMYDMQALDESENLPFPNTQADFSLPHSDYGDLITTKRKDPDKPLAKRSSSVSSSDEGSSSKTDSLKATFRISGGAASLIATTTPSEKDNSPKRKRTRQAAVTTPSPGVGESSAKRRR; translated from the exons ATGGCGGTGGGTGAAGACGAATTCACGTGGAATGTGGAAATGGAGGTCGGTTTATTCCATGCAATGAGAGGACATAAGCCTGTTG gAGTGAACAAGAATTTTCAGATGATGTGTATTCATGAGAAGTTCCATCAAGTTACAGGCAAGAAAATCAGTTCTAGGTCTATCTGGAAACATCTGTCCACCATGTATGACATGCAGGCCTTG GATGAATCAGAAAATCTACCATTTCCAAACACACAGGCAGATTTCAGTTTACCACACAGTGATTATGGTGATCTGATAACCACAAAGCGCAAAGATCCAGATAAGCCACTAGCTAAGAGGTCATCAAGTGTGTCATCAAGTGATGAAG GTTCATCTTCCAAGACAGATTCCCTCAAAGCCACATTTCGTATATCCGGTGGTGCAGCAAGTCTCATAGCAACCACAACTCCCTCTGAAAAAGACAATTCACCGAAACGAAAGAGAACACGACAGGCAGCTGTCACTACGCCGAGCCCTGGTGTCGGCGAAAGCAGTGCGAAACGAAGGAGGTAG